A window of Theropithecus gelada isolate Dixy chromosome 8, Tgel_1.0, whole genome shotgun sequence genomic DNA:
CCAGGACTGGTGTCCAGCTCTTAATATTCCCTTTGAGTCTTCTTTGCTATATTACTATATCAACATGACTCTAGTTTTATTGACAATATATTTATGATTTACAtgctattttcatcttttatatgtttttattagaaCTTACTAGTGCCATTCTATCTCCAGTACTATAGCTGTAGAAACCAAAGTGCCTTGTGCTCTTGGGAAACTGTATATTGctggaaaaagaattcagtggATTTCTTACCTAGTGCCCTGAAAAGGAAACTCATTTGCTTTGTTCTAATGAAGCAAAAcatgaagggaaaaaatgaaatgattagaATTAGTATTTTAGATGCTTAAACAGTTTTGCAGATAGGATAAAGTGCCACTCTTCAAGTAAATAGTACATGACATCATTAACTCCAGCTCCCATCTGCTCCAACTTTTATTCTGATTCAGGTGCCTGGATAGAAGGAGCTCTCTGTGTTGTCCTTGGTCCCTGCTCTGCTCTTACCAGCTGTATGGCCTTTGGAAATCTTTCTGCGTGCTGTTTCctcagaagaggaaaatgagggGTTTTGGATTAGATGATATCTAAGGTGCTtattcttcctctcccctctgaAACTTTTTTAGTCTTTTCTAAAGTAATAGTGCCATCTTGTGTTTTAAGATTTTATGCCTTTGTGATCCACAgttctaataaataaaaataagtgaaataaatttgtTCCTATTACTTATATAAACCTTAAATAGGCTATGTTTTATTAGGGAGATATTACTGCTTTTCATTCAGGTAACTTAGAAATCACTTTAGGCTCATCTAGCATGGCAGATAACAGGCAAGTACTACAGGTACATGACAATAAGTTTAATTGAAACTTGCCTTCCCATTCACTTTTGTTCCAAGGAGGAATTAGAGCTAGCGGTATGGAATTCTTTACCTTTTCCTATTCTTGGCTTACCAAATCCTTCACTGTAACTTATTACTAATATCAAAATTTATGtaacttagtttttatttttaaattataaagcagTTTTCCCTCGAGTGTACAAACAATATATATGGTAGAGAATTagaaagatgcagaaaaacatacatacagacatacacacacatacacccaccccAAAATGAAACTTATTTTGGAATCCTGTCGTCCAGAGAAAAGCActataaatattttgtgtatattgcAGTGTCTTTTTAGTACTATGTTAAGTATGGACCTACTGTATATTAACTATATGCCTATCTTTTTTGCCAATTTCATCTCTTGACACTTTTCTCTGGCACTGTAGCTCTATGAACTGTTTTTAGCTATGAAACATACAGTGCTTTCTGGCTTTTGATCATTAGTAGTTCATCtgttaggaattttttttcctttcttcttccccaaCCTTCCCTCCACACATCCTGTCTATTCTTTGTGTCACAAATCTCTCATTGCCCTCACCCCACTCCATCCTTGCATATGTTTCCATGGGAGGAGCTCATCAGACATTTTGCATAAGGAAAGCAAATTGTAGAATTTAACATATGATACtatttttattaagcatttatacATTATTTCAAGAGTAtactatatttattaaaatgaatagaaaagcAATCTAGAAGGATACATACCAAACCTCTAGAGCAAGCACTGGGATGACAGTGGTGTTAGGGGGAGCTTTAGTCTAtctcttatattttaatttttttttttttttttttttacaaaatatttgttaattaaatgtatgtatatacattttaaaaagctagctAAAAAGGGTGTCTGCCTGTACCCTTCTAAAGGCTGTGTCATATTAACACATTACTGGTGGAGTGATAAGAAGCCTGTATTAGCCTGGgctttaatataataataatgtgcTTTAAGGCCTAGGATAACTCAGTCTTAAGATAATACTTTGAAATCAGTAAGTAAAGTTTTTAGAAACTTGGCGTGTAGCTTTTAAGTggactttaaagaaaaattagaggGCTTTCTTAATGTTCAGTATAGAGCAAGGTGTGGAAACACACAAATGAGTAAGATAGTAAGGAGCTTACCTTGTAGAAAAATCTTGAGATGATCAATGTGATAGTGCTTGTgcaagaagggagaaaaaaaccaaaaagttttGAGACCTTTACATTTCCATTCCTTTAATAAATGAGAATTAGTCCTAATTATTATGAATTAACTTTCATCCATTCTCCTTTTCTTAGGAAAAGAAAGCTGCATTGGAAAAGGAACGAGAAGAACGGATAGCTGAAGCTGAAATTGAAAACTTATCAGGAGCCAGACATATGGAAAGTGAGAAACTTGCTCAAATATTGGCAGCTAGACAGTTAGAAATGAAACATATTCCATCTGATGGCCACTGTATGTATAGAGCCATTGAAGATCAACTGAAAGAAAAGGATTGTGCTCTGACTGTGGTTGCCTTGAGAAGTCAGACCGCTGAGTATATGCAAAGCCATGTGGAAGACTTTCTGCCATTTTTAACAAACCCTAATACAGGAGATATGTGTACTccaggtaatttatttttctttgctatgttttattgttgctttgttgtagttgtttttaaataaagtgctTTCTAGCACTGAGCGTAAGAAGAACCCAGATGAACCTTATGAGGAAAAAGCATCACAAGATTTAGGCAGaattattttctgtgattttagTAGATGTTGGTAtgtttttctctattaatttctatattaatattaatattaaaatattctctattttctctatTAAGATTTCTTAATTACTTAGTTATTTTGTAATTATGTTACTCATTTTATGTAAGATAGAAATGGGAATAAGAttaatcatttttgaaaaaaatgtaagttcATATTTGACAAAGTGAAGTATTGAAGGTAAGCTTCAGGAAGTGTATATAGGGTCTGAAGACCATAAGGAGAGAATGACTAGGaaaaccattttctccttttatccTATAATTTGGGAACTTTACTTTTATTCACAATAAGCTATACTTAGGAAGATTACTGTTCAAGTAAAACAAATGAGTTAATAACCTGCTTTATTCTATACAATACTTTCCACagttaagataaaatatttatgaggAAGTAAAAAAGTACACAACTAGCAGATGAGGAAGAGAGCAAGTAAAAATCTGAATAGGTTTTGGGGGAGTAAAGAATGGAATAGAGGACTGTTAGTCCTTGAGAGAAGATGGCGGGTTTGGCAGTATCCATTGGAAACAAGTCATATGGCCAGAATGGGTTGGAGAGGGAAAGGTTAAGGTTGACTTTCCTTTAGTGGAATCTGTCCTCCATGGAGGAAAGATAGAGAATGATGCAGAATTGATAAGAATGAGCATTGGCAGTCAAGTATGTCTCCTTTAGTTTGTATGGCTTAAGGTATCTGTTGACAGATCTCAAGAGTGACTCAAGCATATCTAATTCTGTAGCAAATTAATTTCCCATAGATGTCATATTAGAAATGTTAACTTATCTCTCACTGTTTTAGGTCATTgctgttttctaaataaacagaATTTGCTATGGgacataaaacacatttttccatATATCTTGATACATGCATAGGCAGTGTGATAAATGACTCTTCAGTCATTTATCTCCCAGGTTACTAAATCATTGAAACTCTCCAGTTACACTAGTTGTAGGGCATAGAGGAGGTGGCAGTTTAGTATGCTGAgtcagagaaaaacataaaagacttaattaattatctttatttattcaatcaatatTAATTGAAGGCCggtatgtgccaagcactattctaggcactgttCTGAACACTGAGTATTTAATAGGGTCTGAGACAAACACATGagacatatttttctttagatGTCCATAATTTCTTTCCCTCCGTCAAGGataattgttttccattttaacatACCATATAAAAAGGTGTATGCACAAAATATACCCATTGTAAATTTAGTGATTAGGTCTTTTACTTCTCAGGGCTGATCTGAAAAGCCCTTTCCTTGGTTAGAACTGATACTTAGGCAAATAATGTAAGTGCTCCCAAAATAACAAGTGGAGGCACTGTTTGATGCTATCTCTGGGGAAGGAATTTCAATTTATCTGTACTTTTACTCGAATTCTCTTTGTATATTTCCCGGAGTCTTACAGTAAACCTGATTATACAGGAActactttttttgtctttcatggtATTCCGTTGGATGCAGGTTTGGGCTTCAAAACACATGTCAAGATAGTGAATATTGTGGCAATTTTGGGGGTCATTGCTTGGAGTAGAGTGaggtaggtttgttatataggtaggGTATCTGGGCCTCcaacagaagaagaaaagctgaaatgGACTCCTTTGTTCTTGGATGGAAATGTGGTAGAAAGTTGGGGCGAATTAAGTTTGGACCTGGTAGTTAGATTAGATTCTGGAGGATACTGATAAAGAAGGAGAACGTTTATAACTTGGGCATTTTTGTCAGGAATTGTGGAGACTATTAAAGGGATTTTGTAACATGAGTTACAGAAATTATTTAAGTGCTTTGTTCTGACCTATTCTCTACAGAAGAGTTTCAGAAGTACTGTGATGATATTGTAAACACAGCTGCGTGGGGAGGTCAGCTTGAGGTAAGTTTGTAGTTATTCATAGTGATTGTGGGTTGTTCCTTCTGTAGTTTTTAGATGTTTCTCAGCTGATCCCAATTTCTCTTTGACGATtccttttctttatgtatttgctATTCTCAACTGACAAAGAAATTGGGAGTTAACATGATTAGGTCTGTGATTAAAGTATGTATGTTGAGGGATTGAAGcactatttcattttaaatagctCAGTGTTAGATCTGTGTGTTGGAGATACATATGTGTAAGTCTTTTCATTGTGATACTAGTATTGGCAATACATTTGAATTTCTGGACTTAGGAAAGTGAAAATTTTACTGAAGTAAAGTAAAATTTAGCCTAGTAGCTCAGCTGATCAAAGTCACTAttggaaaaatatcttttttatatcagaaatggaaaaaaattatatgaaattacaGGCCAAATCCTACCACAACATATTTATTACAATTGTATTTTGAATTCCTAATTGTTAGTGACTGACTGACTTGAAAGCAGTAGTTGATGCATTAAATTCATATGTAAGAAAACAGTATGTTCAGTCACGTTACAGGAAGTTATCAAGATTTCTTTTtagctctaattttaaaaaatctgactgTTAACTCTGTTttgttaaaacaaattaaaaaaaacaaaacaaaacagttaagTAGGCCAGATGATGATGAAGCAGCCTGGGTATTAGACGGGATAAGAAAGAAAGTCCTAGGTTCAAGTCCTAGCATTTTCTTCTACCTCTCTGTTTTGTGGCCACAGGGAGTCAGCCATCCTCCCAAGCCTGAGTTTCTTGATTACTATATGACCATAATAAACCCTCTCTGTGTACTCAGTAGAGCATTTTTGAGCATTAAGTAAGGCAGAGAGTACCTTCATAAAAGTTTGTAAGCTGAAGTGCTAGATGGATGAACCTAGGCAGTACAATTAGTAATATATAATGATGATTAATCATCATGAATAGTCTGTGGCTCTAAATAATTCACTAAGAACTGCTTCATTTGAAGATGCAACATAAAAGTTGCTCCAAAATCTTTTTCTTAGTAGTGCTGTGTATGTGCATTTCCACCAGAGGGAACTGTATCTATTAGATTTGTATGCCTCTGAAACTCAGGAAGTTTTCATAGTGGCTTTGTTACTACATTAGGAATAGTTAAAAATACTTGAACTTTCTTAAAAGGATCATTCATGTGAGTATTAGAGATTAAatcaagaaattaagaaaagCCTTATATTTTGAAGGatacttacactttttttttcatctgtggatTCATTTGAAGTAAGAGTTGCAGTTTTCCCAATAGAGTAAATTTAAGttattaaagagaaaatcatTCTATGATTTCTGAAGTTAGAAGGCATGGTAGGATTTCCAGAGTTTGGTTCCCACCCTCTATTCTATGCtagtttctttaaaatgatattttaggtATAAGAAAAATGTGCTTCAAAGGAACGTTTTTGATTTACCACCATGCGGCACAGCCCTTTCCATATTTTTTGAAGTAATTTCTTACATCCTTTCAAAACCTCAGGAAGGACTATGTTCATCAACGGAATGTTCTTGTAATGGGGCAAGTACATATCCCATAGTCCCCCCATGGATTGGGgcattatgatttttattttcttcttgagacagaatctcactctgtcacccaggctggagggcagtggtgctatcCATCAttgttcactgcagtctcaatcttCTAGGCTTAAGCTTTCTTCCcactcctgagttgctgggactacaggcatgcatcaccatgcctggctaatttttgtattttttgttgaaacggggtctccctgtgttgcccaggctggtctcgaactcctgagttcaagtggcTTTGACAAGTCTCGTAACCCTTTTTTTGCCTTAGATCTTTTTGCCTTAGGTCTTTAAAATAACAACAGTACCTAtcccataaaaatatttatttagatgggATTCAATTATTTAAAGAAGTGAGACAAATTCAAAGGTAAATAGTTATTCTCTGTCAGATTTAAATCTCTGAAGGAATTAATACACATAAAGTGTTTAAAGTGCTTGAGTGCTTGgtcatgtgtctttttttttttgaaacaggatctcactctgtcaccccagttggagtacagtggcgtgatcttggctcactgcaacctctgcctcccaggctcaaatgatccatcaCACctcgttaatttttgtatttttttgtagagacagggtttttaccatgttgcccaggctggtctcgaatgcctggactcaagggatctgcctgcctcggcctcccaaagtgctggaattataggtgtgagccaccgtgcctggcccgtaATCGTAATAAGTCTTAAAAAATGTTAGCATTAATGTTCATTATTCACCATTATTCATCTGGCTTTAGGCTCTAATTTTATATTGTGTGGTATGAAATTccttaaaattgtatattttaatcaGATAGAAATTCATTGATAGGGGAGTATAATTCATATATGTATCTCATTCTACTCTTGCTTTGAAAATTATAGAACAGTGGTTGACAACAGTATTTATAGATTAGAATCatctgaaaacttaaaaaaaaaaaaattttgttcttcCCCCCTGCCCGTTTTCTCACACTGTAATTTATTTGGCCTAGTGCTTGAgcaatggtattttaaaaatctttttgttatGAACATTTTCAAGCATATTCAAAAGTAGAGAGACTAGTATAATATACCTAGTCTACCCATTGCCGCTCTTCATTAACTGTGGCACTGATATGTTTTACAAAGCTGTTGTGCAGGCAGGACTTGAGGAGTCTCTGCATTTGATTTAATAAATACAAGTTGAGCATCTCtaatctgaaaatttgaaatcCGAAATGCTCCCAAATCAAATTTTTTGAGGGCTGACATCTCAAGTGGAAAATTCTACACTGTATGTGACAGGTCACAGTTCAAAACTTAGTTTCATGcacaaagttatttaaaatactcTATAAAATTACCTTCATCCTATGTGTGTAAGATATGTATGAAACatgaatgaattttgtgtttagcttTGAGTCCCATCCTCAAGATATCTCATGtagtatatgcaaatattcccaaatctgaaaaaattcaaaatctaaaaCAATTCTGGTTCCAGGCATTTAGGATTAGGGATATTCGATCTGTATTATATTtattcaacaggtatttattaAGTTCCCACTATATACCAGGCTCTCTGTGTACAGTGGTGAACAGAACATATCCCTGCTGTGACTGGTTGCGCATTCACACATACTTCAGTAGTTTACTATTTGAatgtgatttacatttttattttccttactcATACTTTTCTTCTTCCTATAGCTAAGAGCTCTGTCTCACATTTTACAAACACCAATAGAGATAATACAGGCAGATTCTCCTCCCATTATAGTTGGCGAAGAATATTCAAAACACCCACTAATACTTGTGTAAGTACCTAGacatttttacttctatttttcacaatacaaaaaaatattaaaaattttagattatatgtgttaaaatatatgacttagataattttttaaacgtCTAGcgatttatttttgtgtgtgagttAAGAATCAAGTCATTTCTAAAGGTTACAGAATTTTAGGACTAGTTTGTATATTGTCCTGGTTTGACATTAGTAATGCTAAAAGTTTCTCAACAAGTGTAAAAGTTGAAATACATTCACGTTACCTGTTTATTccttagatttatttttcttcatttttgaaaatattttacatgatttAGAAATCTCTTCTGAAGTACAGCATGCAGGATTTGCTATTGGCTTTAGTATTTGTTAACTAA
This region includes:
- the OTUD6B gene encoding deubiquitinase OTUD6B isoform X2 gives rise to the protein MISKEKKAALEKEREERIAEAEIENLSGARHMESEKLAQILAARQLEMKHIPSDGHCMYRAIEDQLKEKDCALTVVALRSQTAEYMQSHVEDFLPFLTNPNTGDMCTPEEFQKYCDDIVNTAAWGGQLELRALSHILQTPIEIIQADSPPIIVGEEYSKHPLILVYMRHAYGLGEHYNSVTRLVNIVTENCS